A region of Vigna radiata var. radiata cultivar VC1973A chromosome 10, Vradiata_ver6, whole genome shotgun sequence DNA encodes the following proteins:
- the LOC106774545 gene encoding pentatricopeptide repeat-containing protein At1g10910, chloroplastic, whose amino-acid sequence MGFGHSAIPSPMAIPASASTAEPPTQIRSQPQPHRTTVKFRSSKSFPSARKAATLEIQRSSDLPSTLARLGESLTVKDLNAVLYHFKSSNKFNHISQLFKWMQENNKIDVSSYSHYMRFMASNLDAAEMLQLYHNIQDESARKNILVCNSVLGCLIKKGKFDSGMKLFQQMRLDGLVPDLVTYSTLLAGCIKVENGYPKALELIQELQHNKLQMDGVIYGTILAVCASNSKWEEAEKYFNQMKNEGHSPNVYHYSSLLNAYSTCASYKKADMLIQEMKSEGLVPNKVILTTLLKVYVKGGLFDKSRELLAELKNLGYAEDEMPYCILMDGLAKAGQIHEAKLTFDEMMKNHVRSDGYAHSIMISALCRAKLFREAKQLAKDFETTSYKYDLVILNSMLCAFCRVGEMESVMETLKKMDELAISPSYNTFHILIKYFCREKMYLLAYRTMKDMHSKGHQPGEELCSSLISHLGQVNAYSEAFSVYNMLRYGKRTMCKSLHEKILYILLAGHLLKDAYVVVKDNAKFISRPATKKFAIAFLKSGNINYINDVLKTLHDSGYKLDQDLFGKAVSRYLDEPEKKDLLLHLLQWMPGHGYVVDSSTRNLILKNSHLFGRQLIAEVLSKQRVQLKHKNLTT is encoded by the exons ATGGGTTTTGGCCACTCTGCAATCCCCTCGCCTATGGCAATTCCGGCTTCCGCCTCGACGGCGGAGCCACCCACCCAAATTCGAAGTCAGCCTCAACCTCACAGAACCACCGTCAAATTCCGAAGCTCCAAATCCTTTCCCTCTGCAAGAAAAGCAGCCACACTTGAAATTCAGCGCTCTTCCGATTTGCCTTCAACTCTTGCGAG GCTAGGAGAATCTTTGACCGTCAAAGACCTCAATGCCGTTCTTTATCACTTTAAAAGttcaaacaaattcaaccatATCTCTCAG CTGTTTAAGTGGATGCAAGAGAACAACAAGATTGATGTTTCGTCTTATTCTCATTACATGAGGTTCATGGCTAGTAATCTTGACGCTGCTGAGATGTTGCAACTGTATCATAACATTCAAGATGAATCAGCCAGGAAAAATATCCTTGTATGCAACTCTGTTCTTGGTTGTTTAATCAAGAAAGGCAAGTTTGATTCTGGTATGAAACTCTTTCAGCAGATGCGGCTAGATGGTCTAGTTCCTGATCTTGTTACCTACAGCACG CTTCTTGCAGGTTGCATTAAAGTAGAAAATGGCTATCCTAAGGCGTTAGAGTTAATTCAGGAATTGCAACACAATAAACTTCAGATGGATGGTGTAATTTATGGGACAATCCTGGCAGTGTGTGCTTCCAATAGTAAATGGGAAGAagcagaaaaatattttaaccagATGAAGAATGAAGGTCACTCACCAAATGTTTATCACTATAGCTCTTTGCTCAATGCTTACTCAACATGTGCAAGCTACAAAAAAGCCGATATGTTGATTCAAGAAATGAAATCTGAAGGGTTAGTACCAAACAAG GTCATCTTGACTACCTTACTGAAGGTATATGTTAAAGGAGGTTTGTTTGACAAGTCTAGAGAATTATTAGCTGAACTGAAAAATTTGGGCTATGCTGAAGACGAG ATGCCATACTGTATACTCATGGATGGCCTAGCTAAGGCAGGACAAATACATGAAGCCAAACTAACCTTTGATGAAATGATGAAAAACCATGTCAGATCAG ATGGCTATGCTCATAGTATCATGATATCAGCATTATGTCGAGCCAAGCTTTTTCGGGAAGCAAAACAGTTAGCCAAGGATTTCGAAACCACCTCTTATAAATATGATCTAGTTATACTGAATTCAATGCTGTGTGCTTTCTGTAGAGTAGGTGAAATGGAAAGTGTAATGGAAACTCTAAAAAAGATGGATGAACTGGCAATCAGTCCTAGCTACAATACATTtcatattctaataaaatatttttgtagagAAAAAATGTATCTATTAGCTTATCGAACCATGAAGGACATGCATAGTAAAGGCCATCAACCAGGAGAG GAGCTCTGTTCCTCTTTAATATCCCACCTTGGTCAGGTAAATGCTTATTCAGAAGCATTTTCTGTTTACAACATGTTGAGATATGGCAAGAGAACAATGTGCAAGTCACTTCATGAGAAGATTCTGTACATTCTCCTAGCAGGTCATCTTTTGAAAGATGCATATGTAGTAGTCAAG GATAATGCAAAATTTATTTCTCGTCCAGCCACCAAAAAATTTGCTATTGCATTCTTGAAGTCAGGTAACATCAACTATATAAATGATGTTCTGAAGACTCTCCATGATAGTGGCTATAAGCTTGATCAG GATTTATTTGGGAAGGCTGTGTCACGGTATTTAGATGAGCCTGAAAAGAAGGACTTGCTGCTACACTTACTACAGTGGATGCCAGGACACGGTTACGTGGTTGATTCATCAACAAGGAATTTAATCCTCAAGAATTCACACTTATTTGGTCGTCAGCTCATTGCCGAGGTTTTGTCCAAGCAACGAGTacaattaaaacacaaaaatctCACTACATAA